A region of Selenomonadales bacterium 4137-cl DNA encodes the following proteins:
- the ispD gene encoding 2-C-methyl-D-erythritol 4-phosphate cytidylyltransferase yields MVTAVVAAAGSGRRMGKEMNKVFLPLAGRPILARSVAAVAACPEVADLVVVVAPGEEEQAAALIAPLALAKPWRVVAGGAERQHSVANALAAMPDAADIILIHDGARPLVDAETISAAIAAAREHGAAGVAVPVKDTIKTVDESGCVAATPDRSTLWAIQTPQVFAASLLREAYALAAAAGVVATDDAALVERLGQKVRIVPGSYRNIKITTPEDMVMAQALLGNETKATSRIGIGYDVHRLVAGRPLIIGGVDIPYEKGLEGHSDADVLLHAVKDALLGAAALGDIGRHFPDTDPAYKGASSVRLLAAVGEKLAAAGWRAANIDAVVIAEKPKLAPHIPAMNANIAAALGIDAGRVNVKATTTEGLGFTGRREGIAAQAVAAIEPAG; encoded by the coding sequence GTGGTGACGGCGGTTGTCGCCGCCGCCGGCAGCGGCCGGCGGATGGGAAAGGAAATGAATAAGGTCTTTCTGCCGCTGGCCGGCCGGCCGATCTTGGCCCGCAGCGTGGCGGCGGTGGCAGCCTGCCCGGAGGTCGCCGACCTGGTGGTCGTCGTCGCTCCCGGTGAGGAAGAGCAGGCCGCGGCGCTAATTGCGCCGCTGGCGCTCGCCAAGCCGTGGCGGGTGGTGGCCGGCGGCGCCGAAAGGCAGCATTCGGTAGCCAACGCGCTGGCTGCCATGCCGGACGCTGCCGATATCATCCTCATCCACGACGGCGCGCGGCCGCTCGTCGACGCCGAAACCATCAGCGCCGCTATCGCCGCCGCCCGCGAACATGGGGCGGCGGGCGTGGCGGTCCCGGTCAAGGATACGATCAAGACGGTCGACGAGAGTGGCTGCGTCGCCGCGACCCCCGACCGCAGCACCCTGTGGGCTATCCAGACCCCGCAGGTTTTCGCCGCTTCCCTGCTGCGCGAGGCCTACGCGCTGGCCGCCGCCGCCGGCGTGGTGGCCACCGACGACGCCGCGCTGGTGGAGAGGCTGGGGCAAAAGGTCAGGATCGTCCCCGGCAGCTATCGCAACATCAAGATAACGACCCCGGAGGATATGGTCATGGCGCAGGCTCTTTTGGGAAACGAGACCAAGGCTACGTCGCGGATCGGCATCGGCTACGACGTACACCGCCTGGTGGCGGGCCGCCCGCTTATCATCGGCGGCGTGGACATCCCGTACGAGAAGGGCCTCGAGGGTCATTCGGACGCCGACGTTCTCCTCCATGCCGTCAAGGACGCCCTGCTCGGTGCGGCTGCTTTAGGCGACATCGGCCGCCACTTCCCCGACACCGATCCCGCCTACAAGGGCGCCTCCAGCGTCAGGCTGCTGGCGGCGGTGGGCGAAAAGCTGGCCGCCGCCGGCTGGCGCGCCGCCAACATCGACGCTGTCGTTATCGCCGAGAAGCCCAAGCTCGCCCCTCACATCCCGGCCATGAACGCCAACATCGCCGCCGCCCTCGGGATCGACGCCGGCCGGGTCAACGTCAAAGCAACCACCACCGAGGGGTTGGGCTTCACCGGCCGCCGCGAAGGCATCGCCGCCCAGGCGGTCGCCGCGATCGAGCCGGCCGGGTAG
- a CDS encoding ribonuclease III domain-containing protein, whose protein sequence is MKFDQFELLTARTFGDLDADGVPKARFDAADARVLPPLVLAYIGDAYFNLYVRTRLLAFEQSRVRVLHGHGARMVSATLQAHALRTLEGVLSEDELAVVKRGRNAKSTVPKSASVGDYRASTGFEALLGYLYLSGDEARLTTLAGEAFVVISRKLSNPDGNGEEK, encoded by the coding sequence GTGAAGTTTGACCAGTTTGAACTGCTGACCGCCAGGACCTTCGGCGACCTGGACGCGGACGGCGTTCCCAAGGCCCGCTTCGACGCCGCCGACGCCAGGGTCCTCCCTCCGCTGGTGCTCGCCTATATCGGCGACGCCTACTTCAATCTTTATGTGCGCACCAGGCTGCTGGCCTTCGAGCAGAGCCGCGTACGGGTGTTGCACGGCCACGGGGCGAGGATGGTGTCGGCGACGTTGCAGGCTCACGCGCTGCGGACGCTGGAGGGCGTGCTGAGTGAGGACGAGCTGGCGGTGGTGAAGCGGGGCCGCAACGCCAAATCGACGGTGCCGAAGAGCGCCTCGGTGGGCGATTATCGCGCCAGCACCGGGTTTGAGGCCCTGCTCGGTTACCTGTATCTTAGCGGCGACGAGGCCCGGCTGACGACGCTCGCCGGCGAGGCATTTGTCGTTATTTCCCGGAAATTATCGAATCCGGACGGAAATGGGGAAGAGAAATGA
- a CDS encoding PIN/TRAM domain-containing protein: protein MLDKALRFVITVLAAVAGLVLADRIIPILATFVNPEFLRVGFFGITMATILSFAFGAVAGGLIGYLLAPVIIKRLWQFTYWMEARLNKMPVYDVIAGSLGLAVGLIISNLLGSAFLPIPIVGKYVPGIVSIVLGYIGINVAIRKREELFGLISMVPWLAKDKAKDKATNIAQYKILDTSVIIDGRIADICKSGFIEGTLLIPGFVLEELQHIADSSDLLKRNRGRRGLDILNRIQKELGMYVQIDNRDFDDIAEVDSKLVKLGQVLKAKILTNDYNLNKVAELQGVPVLNINELANAVKPVVLPGEEMVVHVVKDGKEFGQGVAYLDDGTMIVVDGGKRHIGETIGVLVTSVLQTAAGRMIFAKPKAL from the coding sequence TTGCTTGATAAGGCACTAAGATTCGTAATCACAGTCCTTGCAGCTGTCGCCGGATTAGTTTTGGCTGATCGAATAATTCCGATCCTGGCCACCTTCGTCAATCCCGAATTCTTGCGCGTAGGCTTCTTCGGCATCACGATGGCGACCATCCTGTCCTTTGCGTTCGGCGCCGTTGCGGGCGGATTAATCGGTTACCTGCTGGCGCCCGTGATCATCAAGCGCTTGTGGCAGTTTACCTACTGGATGGAAGCCAGACTCAACAAGATGCCCGTGTATGATGTGATTGCCGGCTCTCTGGGTTTAGCCGTCGGACTTATAATTTCTAATTTGTTAGGTTCCGCGTTTCTGCCGATTCCCATCGTGGGCAAGTACGTTCCCGGCATTGTCAGTATTGTCCTCGGGTATATCGGCATCAACGTCGCCATCCGCAAGCGGGAGGAACTTTTTGGCCTGATTTCCATGGTTCCGTGGCTGGCCAAGGACAAAGCGAAAGACAAGGCGACGAATATCGCCCAGTACAAGATTCTCGACACCAGCGTCATCATCGACGGACGGATCGCCGACATCTGCAAGAGCGGGTTCATCGAAGGCACGCTGCTCATCCCCGGATTTGTTCTCGAGGAGTTGCAGCATATCGCTGATTCCTCCGATCTGCTGAAACGCAACCGCGGTCGCCGCGGGCTGGATATCCTCAACCGCATCCAAAAGGAGCTGGGGATGTACGTCCAGATCGACAACCGCGATTTCGACGATATCGCCGAAGTGGATTCCAAGCTGGTAAAACTCGGCCAAGTACTTAAAGCCAAGATCCTGACGAACGACTACAACCTCAACAAGGTTGCCGAGCTTCAGGGCGTGCCGGTGCTCAACATCAACGAGCTGGCCAACGCGGTCAAACCGGTGGTGCTGCCGGGCGAGGAGATGGTCGTGCATGTCGTCAAGGACGGCAAGGAGTTCGGCCAGGGTGTGGCGTATCTCGACGACGGCACGATGATCGTGGTCGACGGCGGCAAGCGCCATATCGGCGAAACTATCGGCGTGCTGGTGACGTCTGTGCTGCAGACGGCCGCCGGGCGCATGATCTTCGCCAAACCGAAAGCGCTATAA
- the cysE gene encoding serine O-acetyltransferase, with translation MFARLKKDIQAVFDRDPAARSALEVVLCYPGLHAIWAHRLAHSLYVRGWVVLPRFISNLARFLTGIEIHPGATIGEGLFIDHGMGVVIGETAEIGDNVTLYQGVTLGGTGKEKGKRHPTVGDNVVIATGAKVLGSFTVGANSKIGAGSVVLSAVPPNSTVVGIPGKVVVKDGCKVLSDVAANIDLNHDNLPDPEGEMLLCLHRNMARLEKRVAQLEEELKNRDPESV, from the coding sequence ATGTTCGCACGCCTAAAAAAAGATATCCAGGCCGTGTTCGACCGCGACCCGGCCGCCCGGAGCGCGCTCGAAGTCGTGCTCTGCTATCCCGGTCTTCACGCCATCTGGGCCCACCGCCTCGCCCACAGCCTCTACGTGCGCGGCTGGGTGGTGCTGCCGCGCTTCATCTCCAACCTCGCCCGTTTCCTCACCGGCATCGAGATTCATCCCGGCGCCACGATCGGCGAGGGGCTGTTCATCGACCACGGCATGGGGGTGGTCATCGGCGAGACGGCCGAGATCGGCGACAACGTCACCCTCTACCAGGGAGTGACCCTCGGCGGCACCGGCAAGGAGAAGGGCAAGCGCCACCCCACCGTCGGCGACAATGTCGTCATCGCCACCGGGGCCAAGGTGCTCGGTTCGTTCACCGTCGGCGCGAATTCCAAGATCGGCGCCGGCTCGGTGGTGCTGAGCGCCGTGCCGCCCAATTCGACCGTCGTCGGCATCCCCGGCAAGGTGGTCGTCAAGGACGGCTGCAAGGTATTATCCGACGTGGCGGCGAATATAGACCTGAACCACGATAACCTCCCCGACCCGGAAGGCGAGATGCTGCTCTGCCTCCACCGCAACATGGCCCGGCTGGAGAAACGGGTGGCCCAGTTAGAAGAGGAGCTGAAGAACCGTGACCCTGAGAGTGTATAA
- a CDS encoding HD domain-containing phosphohydrolase, producing the protein MYLLAGILALIAVASNAYHELQAHDGSLMVTVINLIAIGGLCMPAWRAVRERRKYRRQREAAVARARESDTSLQTLLEQLPCSVVALDPSFTVRRVNRQVEKMTGFSAAEVLGRKCYAFFGSGRICDNCPVERALATGEVQQNVKQERTAAGQELFIEQTAIPMVGKGGEIRHVLEIVFDATRKVTLERENRDVFVQTVGALASLIDSRDTATGRHSVAVRDIALRIGRQLGLSPEVIEEISIAALLHDIGKIGVAEAILNKPGRLTEEEYAVIRRHPEIGYNTLAVVKPLAKIAGYILSHHERFDGTGYPHGQKGEEIPLVARILCVADVYEAITADRVYRPAISVPEAVRIMHAGRGTMFDPAVLDAFFADLGRSNGEAADAIASLAALPGEKPGSGRGDAAH; encoded by the coding sequence GTGTACTTGCTGGCAGGAATTCTGGCTTTGATTGCGGTTGCGTCGAACGCGTACCACGAACTCCAGGCCCACGACGGCAGCCTCATGGTTACGGTCATCAATTTAATCGCTATCGGCGGGCTGTGCATGCCCGCCTGGCGGGCTGTGCGCGAGCGGCGCAAATACCGGCGACAGCGCGAGGCCGCCGTGGCGCGGGCCAGGGAGAGCGACACCTCGCTCCAGACTCTTCTCGAACAGTTGCCGTGCTCGGTCGTGGCTCTCGACCCCTCGTTCACCGTCAGGCGGGTCAACAGGCAGGTGGAGAAAATGACCGGCTTCAGCGCCGCCGAGGTTCTTGGCCGTAAATGCTACGCCTTTTTCGGCTCCGGCCGGATCTGTGACAACTGCCCGGTGGAGCGCGCCCTGGCGACGGGCGAGGTTCAGCAGAATGTCAAGCAGGAAAGAACGGCGGCGGGGCAAGAGCTGTTCATTGAACAGACGGCCATTCCGATGGTCGGCAAGGGTGGCGAAATAAGGCACGTCCTCGAGATAGTTTTCGATGCCACCCGCAAGGTGACGCTGGAACGGGAAAACCGCGACGTTTTCGTTCAGACGGTAGGGGCTCTCGCCAGCCTGATCGACAGCCGCGACACCGCGACGGGCCGGCACTCGGTGGCGGTGCGGGATATCGCCCTGCGCATCGGTCGCCAGCTGGGCCTTTCTCCCGAAGTCATCGAAGAAATCTCCATCGCCGCCCTCCTGCACGATATCGGTAAGATCGGGGTGGCTGAGGCGATCCTCAACAAACCGGGGCGGCTGACTGAGGAGGAATACGCCGTAATCCGCCGCCACCCGGAGATCGGCTATAATACGCTGGCTGTCGTCAAGCCATTGGCCAAAATAGCCGGATACATATTGTCGCACCATGAACGCTTTGACGGGACAGGCTATCCTCACGGGCAGAAGGGGGAGGAGATCCCTCTGGTGGCGCGCATCCTGTGCGTCGCCGACGTATACGAGGCCATCACCGCCGACCGTGTTTACCGGCCGGCGATAAGCGTGCCGGAAGCCGTTAGGATAATGCACGCGGGCCGGGGAACCATGTTCGACCCGGCCGTGCTCGACGCTTTTTTCGCCGATCTCGGGCGAAGCAACGGCGAAGCGGCGGACGCCATCGCCAGCCTCGCCGCTCTTCCCGGAGAAAAGCCTGGGAGCGGGCGAGGGGATGCGGCGCACTGA
- the thyX gene encoding FAD-dependent thymidylate synthase: MKVKLICHTPDPERTVAMSARLCYSAVGAEQLVEKMSPDQVAKLVDKIVEMGHLSTFEHVSFTFAVEGVSRVLTHQLVRHRIASYSQQSQRYVKEHDFEYIVPPSVAANPQAAARFAAVMDQVRAAYDELAALGVHQEDARYVLANATETKIVVTMNARSLLHFFELRCCARAQWEIRRLADAMLVEVRKVAPHLFRKAGPTCVTQGLCGEGDLTCGRLDSLNKQGGR; the protein is encoded by the coding sequence ATGAAGGTCAAACTTATCTGCCATACCCCCGACCCCGAACGCACGGTGGCCATGTCGGCCCGCCTCTGCTACTCGGCGGTCGGCGCCGAGCAGCTGGTCGAGAAGATGTCGCCCGACCAGGTGGCCAAGCTGGTCGACAAGATCGTCGAAATGGGGCACCTTTCGACCTTCGAGCACGTCAGCTTCACCTTCGCCGTCGAAGGCGTGTCGCGAGTGCTCACCCATCAACTCGTCCGTCACCGGATAGCCTCCTATTCGCAGCAGTCCCAGCGCTACGTCAAGGAGCACGATTTCGAGTACATAGTGCCGCCGTCGGTGGCGGCCAACCCGCAGGCGGCGGCCAGGTTCGCCGCCGTCATGGACCAGGTCCGCGCCGCCTATGATGAGCTCGCCGCCCTCGGCGTGCACCAGGAGGACGCCCGCTACGTGCTGGCCAACGCCACCGAGACCAAGATCGTCGTCACCATGAACGCCCGCTCGCTGCTGCATTTCTTCGAGCTGCGCTGCTGCGCGCGCGCTCAGTGGGAGATCCGCCGCCTGGCCGACGCCATGCTGGTCGAGGTCCGTAAGGTCGCGCCGCACCTATTCCGCAAGGCGGGGCCGACCTGCGTGACGCAGGGTCTCTGCGGCGAAGGCGATCTAACCTGCGGGCGGCTTGACTCGCTCAATAAACAGGGGGGCCGTTGA
- a CDS encoding CarD family transcriptional regulator yields MLMIGDKVVYPMHGAGVIEAVEEHEVLGQRQLYYILTMPYGGMRVMIPMKNADNVGLRGVIDEPDVTKVIDVLRTAPAQTNANWNRRFNANLSKIKSGNIFEVAEVVRNLMLQDRIKKLSTGERRLLDTAKQILVSELVLACNKDLCSVEAWIDGLFLENTPGD; encoded by the coding sequence ATGTTGATGATTGGCGACAAAGTAGTTTACCCCATGCATGGAGCTGGGGTGATCGAAGCTGTCGAAGAACACGAAGTTCTCGGCCAGCGGCAGCTCTATTATATCCTCACAATGCCTTACGGCGGCATGAGGGTGATGATTCCGATGAAGAACGCCGACAATGTGGGCCTGCGCGGCGTGATCGACGAACCGGACGTAACGAAGGTGATCGATGTTCTCCGCACCGCGCCGGCGCAGACCAATGCCAACTGGAACCGGCGCTTCAACGCCAATCTGTCGAAGATCAAGAGCGGCAATATCTTTGAGGTGGCGGAGGTGGTTCGCAACCTCATGCTGCAAGACAGGATCAAAAAATTGTCCACCGGCGAGCGACGGCTTCTGGATACGGCCAAGCAGATTCTCGTCAGCGAACTCGTACTGGCCTGCAACAAGGACCTTTGCAGCGTGGAAGCCTGGATCGACGGCCTGTTTCTCGAAAATACGCCAGGCGACTGA
- the gltX gene encoding glutamate--tRNA ligase, whose protein sequence is MDKELRVRFAPSPTGPFHIGGARSALFNWLLARKEGGKFILRIEDTDLERSTRESEENIKEALRWLGIDWDEGVDVGGPYGPYRQTERLGLYREYTDKLLAAGRAYHCYCSEEELEAERQELTAKGETPRYLGRCRSLTDADRARFAAEGRKATVRFKVPENRQIIFNDLVRGTVSFESNGIGDFVIVKSDGIPVYNYAVVLDDALMRVTHVIRAEEHLSNTPRQILVYQALGLPLPEFGHISLILGKDRTKMSKRHGATSVEQYRNLGYLPGALVNFLALLGWAPEGEEEIFSREELIEKFSLDRVAKNSAVFDVDKLNWLNAHYLRQAGPAVITELALPHLEAAGYIALPLKDEQRVWLEQAVAVVQEHISYAAQAVDHLAVFFKDEVTFESDEARAILRDADIPQVMAAFRDRLTALPAIDDAAVKGVLKGIVKEFKLGGNKVYMPVRVALTGQVHGPDLIRLIVLLGRERVLARMESTLAAV, encoded by the coding sequence ATGGATAAAGAACTTAGGGTGCGGTTCGCCCCCAGCCCGACCGGCCCTTTCCATATCGGCGGGGCCCGCTCGGCCCTGTTCAACTGGCTGCTAGCCCGCAAGGAAGGCGGCAAATTCATCCTCCGCATCGAGGACACCGACCTGGAGCGATCGACCAGGGAATCGGAGGAGAATATCAAGGAGGCGCTCCGCTGGCTCGGCATCGACTGGGACGAGGGCGTGGACGTGGGCGGCCCGTACGGCCCCTACCGCCAGACCGAGCGGCTCGGCCTTTACCGCGAATACACGGACAAGCTGCTGGCGGCCGGCCGCGCCTACCACTGTTACTGTAGCGAGGAAGAGCTCGAAGCCGAGCGGCAGGAGCTTACCGCCAAGGGCGAGACGCCCCGCTATCTCGGCCGCTGCCGCTCACTGACCGACGCCGACCGGGCGCGGTTCGCCGCCGAGGGCCGCAAAGCCACCGTGCGCTTCAAGGTACCGGAGAACAGGCAGATCATTTTCAACGACCTCGTGCGCGGCACCGTCAGCTTCGAGTCGAACGGCATCGGCGACTTCGTCATCGTCAAATCGGACGGCATCCCGGTTTATAACTACGCCGTCGTGCTTGACGACGCCCTTATGCGCGTCACCCATGTCATCCGCGCCGAGGAGCACCTCTCCAACACCCCGCGCCAGATCCTCGTTTACCAGGCCCTTGGGCTGCCTCTGCCCGAGTTCGGCCATATTTCGCTCATCCTCGGCAAAGACCGCACCAAAATGAGCAAGCGCCACGGCGCCACCTCGGTGGAGCAGTACCGTAACCTGGGCTATCTGCCCGGAGCGCTCGTCAATTTCCTCGCCCTGCTCGGCTGGGCGCCGGAAGGGGAGGAGGAGATTTTCAGCCGCGAGGAGCTGATCGAAAAATTCTCGCTCGACCGGGTGGCCAAGAACTCGGCCGTGTTCGACGTCGACAAGCTCAACTGGCTGAATGCCCACTACCTCCGCCAGGCCGGCCCGGCCGTCATCACCGAACTCGCCCTGCCCCACCTGGAGGCGGCCGGCTACATCGCCCTGCCGCTCAAGGACGAACAGCGGGTCTGGTTGGAGCAGGCGGTGGCCGTCGTCCAGGAGCATATCAGCTACGCCGCCCAGGCCGTCGACCATCTCGCCGTCTTTTTCAAGGACGAGGTGACGTTCGAAAGCGACGAAGCGCGGGCAATCCTGCGCGACGCCGACATTCCGCAGGTAATGGCCGCCTTCCGCGACCGGCTGACCGCCCTGCCGGCAATCGACGACGCCGCCGTGAAGGGTGTGCTCAAGGGGATCGTAAAGGAATTCAAGCTGGGCGGCAACAAGGTCTACATGCCTGTCCGCGTCGCCCTCACCGGCCAGGTCCACGGCCCCGACCTCATCCGCCTGATCGTGCTGCTGGGGCGGGAGCGGGTGCTGGCGAGAATGGAAAGTACTCTTGCCGCCGTTTAG
- the cysS gene encoding cysteine--tRNA ligase, which produces MTLRVYNSLTKKKEEFIPAEPGKAKMYVCGVTPYNHPHIGNARPFVTWDVIRRYLEHKDYAVYHVQNFTDVDDKIINAANAEGVTWDVIADRYIKAYFEVMDKLNIRRAHLYPTVSGHMGEIVAMVEKLVADGYAYVVDGDVYYSVEKFTDYGKLSGRSLDDMKAGARVDVDERKNHPMDFALWKSAKPGEPSWESPWGPGRPGWHIECSAMSAKYLGHGFDFHGGGSDLVFPHHENEIAQSEAYAGGGPFVRYWLHNGFITVNEEKMSKSLGNFFLVKDILAHYPPEVLRFFILSTHYRSPLNFSDEQLAEAGRGLDRLRAAVDNMKYLAGTTVARGASDASQALLAAAAQARADFDAAMDDDFNTALAISVMHGLAKEINIYYSAVMAGKAPVAGEAIASVQATYYELADILGLLVAERMGAPDVVGGSSAQDSAAPALLDLIVEIRQEARKKKDWATADRIRDRLGELGYVIEDSPQGARWKKREV; this is translated from the coding sequence GTGACCCTGAGAGTGTATAACAGTCTGACCAAGAAGAAGGAAGAATTCATCCCGGCGGAACCGGGCAAGGCAAAGATGTACGTCTGCGGCGTGACGCCCTACAACCATCCCCACATCGGCAACGCCCGTCCCTTCGTTACCTGGGACGTCATCCGCCGGTACCTGGAGCATAAGGACTACGCCGTCTACCATGTGCAGAACTTCACCGACGTGGACGACAAAATAATAAACGCCGCCAACGCCGAGGGCGTCACCTGGGACGTCATCGCCGACCGCTATATCAAGGCGTATTTCGAGGTCATGGATAAGCTCAACATCCGCCGTGCCCACCTTTACCCGACCGTGTCGGGACACATGGGCGAGATCGTCGCCATGGTCGAAAAGCTCGTCGCCGACGGCTACGCCTATGTCGTCGACGGCGACGTATACTACAGCGTCGAAAAGTTCACCGACTACGGCAAGCTGTCCGGGCGCAGCCTCGACGACATGAAGGCCGGGGCGCGGGTGGACGTGGACGAGCGCAAGAATCACCCGATGGATTTTGCCCTGTGGAAGAGCGCCAAGCCGGGCGAGCCCTCGTGGGAAAGCCCGTGGGGCCCCGGGCGTCCGGGTTGGCACATCGAGTGTTCGGCGATGTCGGCCAAATACCTCGGCCACGGCTTCGATTTCCACGGCGGCGGCAGCGACCTTGTCTTTCCCCACCACGAGAACGAGATCGCCCAGTCCGAGGCTTACGCCGGCGGCGGTCCCTTCGTGCGTTACTGGCTGCACAACGGCTTCATCACCGTCAATGAGGAGAAGATGTCCAAGTCGCTGGGCAACTTCTTCCTCGTCAAGGATATCCTCGCCCACTACCCGCCGGAGGTGCTCCGCTTCTTTATCCTCTCCACCCACTATCGCAGCCCGCTCAATTTCAGCGACGAGCAGCTGGCCGAGGCCGGCCGCGGCCTCGACAGGCTGCGCGCCGCGGTCGACAACATGAAGTACCTCGCCGGCACCACCGTCGCCCGCGGGGCGAGCGACGCGTCCCAGGCGCTGCTGGCGGCGGCCGCCCAAGCGCGCGCCGACTTCGACGCCGCCATGGACGACGATTTCAACACCGCCCTGGCGATAAGCGTGATGCACGGGCTGGCCAAGGAGATCAACATTTACTACAGCGCCGTCATGGCAGGGAAAGCGCCGGTTGCCGGCGAAGCAATAGCCTCAGTGCAGGCCACGTATTACGAGCTGGCCGACATCCTCGGCCTGCTGGTGGCCGAGCGAATGGGCGCGCCCGACGTTGTCGGCGGCTCGTCTGCCCAGGACAGCGCCGCCCCCGCCCTCCTCGACCTGATCGTCGAGATCCGCCAGGAGGCCCGCAAGAAAAAAGATTGGGCGACCGCCGACCGCATCCGCGACCGGCTGGGCGAGCTGGGCTACGTGATCGAGGATTCTCCCCAGGGAGCAAGGTGGAAGAAACGTGAAGTTTGA